Proteins encoded within one genomic window of Bacillus thuringiensis:
- a CDS encoding polysaccharide deacetylase family protein: MIKRVFQYIILFLMITMYASSHAGATTVPPAEHHPNTETTSPTKKIAYLTFDDGPNKYTTQILNILKEKNGKATFFVIGGKVPHYKKTMQRLIKDGHYIGLHSMSHDVKRLYNGDPSALITEMEQTQNIVQQVTKLNTHLVRVPYGSMPYLKKNYRDALVSAQYKMWDWTIDTYDWKSYDNPSAILERVRNQSDEQVEVILMHDSSVTVQILPKVIDYLQSQGYKLLPYNPSSHLEVNFWKDTRL; the protein is encoded by the coding sequence ATGATCAAGCGAGTATTTCAATACATTATTTTATTTTTAATGATTACTATGTACGCGTCATCTCATGCAGGAGCAACTACAGTTCCCCCTGCTGAACATCATCCAAATACTGAAACGACTTCTCCTACCAAAAAAATCGCGTACTTAACATTTGATGACGGACCAAACAAATATACTACGCAAATTTTAAACATCTTAAAAGAAAAGAACGGAAAAGCAACTTTCTTTGTTATTGGTGGAAAAGTGCCACATTATAAAAAGACAATGCAGCGCTTAATTAAAGACGGACATTATATCGGACTTCACAGTATGTCACACGATGTAAAACGTCTTTACAACGGGGATCCATCCGCTTTAATTACAGAAATGGAACAAACCCAAAACATTGTTCAGCAAGTTACAAAATTAAATACACATCTCGTTCGTGTTCCGTATGGTAGCATGCCTTACTTAAAAAAGAATTATCGTGATGCACTTGTATCAGCTCAGTACAAAATGTGGGATTGGACAATCGATACATATGACTGGAAAAGCTATGACAATCCTTCTGCGATACTAGAGAGAGTACGTAATCAAAGCGATGAACAAGTCGAAGTAATTTTAATGCATGATTCGAGTGTAACCGTACAAATACTGCCAAAAGTAATTGATTACTTACAGTCACAAGGATACAAACTTCTTCCCTATAATCCATCTTCTCACCTAGAAGTGAACTTTTGGAAAGACACAAGATTGTAA
- a CDS encoding PRD domain-containing protein → MKRIDLIFNAIQKGNYTEGVTASELATLLQLDRANVSSDLNKLVKDTRLLKTNTRPVRFYIETNASLETHSKEVTSLDAFAVENTSLKIAIEKAKASILYPPNGMHTLLLGETGVGKSMFASLMHEYAIEVEQLPKNAPFIVFNCADYANNPQLLLGQLFGIKKGAYTGASDQKGLIEKAHEGILFLDEVHRLPPEGQEMLFTFIDRGVYRRLGETENERKAQVLIITATTEEPNSFLLKTFTRRIPMTVTLPPLRERTHKERFALLQLFFTNEAIRLRKEIHVSPNTMRAFVFYNCPNNIGQLKTDVQIACAKAYSDFVTKKRDSVYVSSTDLPWYMKEGLFIERKSRHLYQIPNETFVFTVDEGWSNHKTENEKQSSIYDYIDYKYEELQARGIEEEELELLIENDIQSFFVQYFNQISKKTSHENVFKIVDRNIVSVCEKIAVLAEKHLSKTFDEKVFLALSLHVQTTLQRLQAGKQIHHPQLNQIRTKYKEAFSVAMQCIQLLEDELQITMPIDEAGFLTMFFVVDPIPASQTEVKVLILAHGNGIATEMANVANELLGIEEVTGIDMPLHESPKDFLERVKVYMKTLQNVNGLLLLVDMGSLAYIGDILETEFKIPVRVLSMTSTPHALEAARKAQLGYSLDALYETVKNLTPFYLNVQEEKKKPLSPMKSVILTACLTGEGSALAIQKMLENYLRFDKDLIEIIPISIVHEKDLTKMIENIKKERNIICIVTNFDVQVPCLTYHFQDIVNYTAIQPIQELITYEETYAKMADILEQQMQRNDGALLIKTIRYALNTIQELISLQLTPDSLMGVILHMSCMVDRLQKGESLLPHPDKEKRRQDEYWMYMKVKKALQPIENTFEIQIPDDEVFYIMDFFIKNQPVKN, encoded by the coding sequence ATGAAACGAATAGATCTCATTTTTAACGCAATACAAAAAGGCAATTATACAGAAGGTGTAACCGCATCAGAACTTGCTACCCTATTGCAACTAGATCGTGCCAATGTAAGTAGCGACTTAAACAAACTTGTAAAAGATACACGTTTATTAAAAACAAATACGCGTCCTGTTCGTTTTTATATAGAAACGAACGCTTCGTTGGAAACGCATTCAAAAGAAGTGACTTCATTAGATGCATTTGCAGTTGAAAATACAAGCCTAAAAATCGCAATTGAAAAAGCGAAAGCTTCTATTCTCTATCCTCCAAACGGTATGCACACTTTACTGCTCGGAGAAACGGGAGTCGGAAAATCTATGTTCGCTTCTTTAATGCACGAATATGCAATTGAAGTTGAACAGCTTCCTAAAAATGCACCATTTATCGTCTTTAACTGTGCTGATTACGCAAATAATCCACAGCTACTACTAGGGCAGTTATTTGGGATTAAAAAAGGAGCTTATACAGGAGCAAGTGATCAAAAAGGGTTAATTGAAAAAGCACATGAAGGAATCCTTTTCTTAGATGAAGTACATCGCCTCCCTCCAGAGGGACAAGAAATGCTTTTCACCTTTATTGATCGCGGAGTATACCGCCGCCTTGGAGAAACAGAAAACGAACGTAAAGCACAAGTATTAATCATTACTGCAACAACAGAAGAACCAAATTCATTTTTATTAAAAACATTTACAAGACGTATACCGATGACTGTCACGCTGCCACCACTTCGTGAGCGTACGCATAAAGAACGCTTTGCTTTACTACAACTATTTTTCACAAATGAAGCAATACGCCTGCGAAAAGAAATTCACGTTAGTCCGAATACAATGCGTGCTTTCGTCTTTTACAATTGTCCCAATAACATCGGTCAATTAAAAACTGATGTACAAATTGCCTGTGCGAAAGCTTACTCTGACTTCGTGACAAAGAAACGTGATTCTGTCTATGTTTCAAGTACAGATTTACCTTGGTATATGAAAGAAGGGCTATTCATTGAAAGAAAAAGCCGTCATCTATACCAAATTCCAAATGAAACATTTGTATTTACAGTTGATGAAGGTTGGAGTAATCATAAAACAGAAAATGAAAAACAATCTTCTATTTACGATTATATTGATTATAAATATGAAGAACTTCAAGCTCGCGGTATTGAAGAGGAAGAATTAGAATTACTAATAGAAAATGATATTCAAAGCTTTTTCGTACAATATTTTAATCAAATATCAAAAAAGACAAGTCATGAAAATGTTTTTAAAATTGTGGATCGTAATATCGTTTCCGTTTGTGAAAAAATTGCGGTACTTGCTGAAAAGCATTTATCTAAGACGTTTGATGAAAAAGTATTTCTCGCTTTAAGTTTACATGTACAGACAACTCTACAACGTTTACAAGCTGGAAAACAAATTCATCACCCACAATTAAATCAAATTCGTACGAAATATAAAGAAGCTTTTTCCGTAGCTATGCAATGTATTCAACTACTGGAAGACGAATTACAAATAACAATGCCTATCGATGAAGCAGGCTTTTTAACAATGTTCTTCGTTGTTGATCCAATTCCTGCCTCACAAACAGAAGTAAAAGTATTAATATTAGCGCACGGCAACGGCATTGCAACAGAAATGGCAAACGTGGCAAACGAACTTCTCGGCATTGAGGAAGTAACCGGCATTGATATGCCGCTACATGAATCGCCGAAAGATTTCTTAGAGCGCGTGAAAGTGTATATGAAAACACTCCAAAATGTAAACGGGCTTCTCTTACTCGTTGATATGGGATCGCTCGCTTATATTGGTGATATATTAGAAACTGAATTCAAAATTCCGGTACGTGTTCTTTCCATGACGAGCACTCCACATGCACTAGAAGCAGCTCGAAAAGCTCAGCTTGGCTACTCGTTAGATGCATTATATGAAACAGTGAAGAACTTAACGCCGTTTTACTTAAACGTACAAGAAGAAAAGAAAAAGCCACTATCACCAATGAAATCTGTTATTTTAACAGCTTGTTTAACTGGTGAGGGCAGTGCTTTAGCTATTCAAAAAATGTTAGAGAACTATTTGCGATTTGACAAAGACTTAATTGAAATTATTCCGATTAGTATTGTCCATGAAAAAGATTTAACGAAAATGATTGAGAACATAAAAAAAGAGCGGAATATCATTTGTATCGTCACAAATTTCGATGTGCAAGTCCCATGCTTAACCTATCATTTTCAAGATATCGTAAACTACACAGCAATTCAGCCAATTCAAGAATTAATTACGTATGAAGAAACATATGCAAAAATGGCTGACATTCTTGAACAACAAATGCAGCGTAACGACGGAGCATTACTTATTAAAACGATCCGTTACGCATTGAATACAATTCAAGAATTAATTTCCTTACAGCTAACTCCTGACAGTTTAATGGGTGTTATTCTGCATATGAGCTGTATGGTGGACCGTCTTCAAAAAGGAGAAAGCCTCCTCCCTCACCCAGATAAAGAGAAACGAAGACAAGATGAATACTGGATGTATATGAAAGTGAAAAAAGCATTACAACCGATTGAAAATACATTTGAAATACAAATACCCGATGACGAAGTGTTTTATATCATGGACTTCTTCATAAAAAATCAACCTGTAAAAAATTAA
- the exsM gene encoding exosporium regulatory protein ExsM has translation MTTHFFARLTGKREIPPVNTEAYGVAEFIFSEDLKKLQYRVILKNIEKVTSCQIHLGKADQIGPIVLSLFGPLKQGISVNEGVVTGVVNVGDFEGPLQGRAFDSLLQEIIQANVYVNVYTKSNKKGEIRGRIRKVKK, from the coding sequence ATGACAACACATTTCTTTGCGAGGTTAACAGGTAAGAGGGAAATACCTCCTGTAAATACAGAAGCTTATGGCGTAGCAGAGTTTATATTTAGTGAGGATTTAAAGAAGTTGCAATATCGGGTTATATTGAAAAATATCGAAAAAGTTACATCATGCCAAATTCATTTAGGGAAAGCAGATCAAATTGGTCCAATTGTTTTAAGTTTATTTGGTCCATTAAAGCAAGGTATTAGTGTAAATGAAGGAGTCGTCACTGGTGTAGTTAATGTGGGGGATTTTGAAGGACCTTTACAGGGGCGAGCGTTTGATAGCTTACTTCAAGAAATCATTCAGGCGAATGTATATGTAAATGTTTATACGAAGTCCAATAAGAAGGGCGAAATCAGGGGGAGAATCAGGAAAGTAAAGAAGTAG
- a CDS encoding chromate transporter, with protein MENNKYTIHTLLEIFLVSFKLGFTSFGGPVAHLGYFHHEYVQKRKWMDERSYGDLVALCQFLPGPASSQVGMGIGLLRGGLLGAIISWFGFTLPSVLVLVFFASFLNQFDLGSAGWIHGLKLVAVAIVAHAIWGMAQKLTPDRNRATIAIVTAAIALLWPSSWTQVILIIICGCIGWLLYRNQPISQSQNIKVPISKKIAVSCLVLFFGLLLLLPILRPFSYYIALFDSFYRSGALVFGGGHVVMPLLEGEFVQNGMMTKEQFLAGYGLTQAVPGPLFTFASYIGSVLNGTLGAILATIAIFLPAFLLVIGVLPFWNSVRKISYIQGALLGVNAAVVGILLAAFYDPIWTSTIMNAVDFVFASLLFCLLAFWKTPPWVIVILGVFGGYILSIL; from the coding sequence TTGGAAAATAACAAATACACTATTCACACATTATTAGAGATTTTTCTCGTCTCATTTAAATTAGGATTTACTTCATTTGGTGGTCCTGTCGCTCACCTTGGGTATTTCCACCACGAATATGTACAAAAAAGAAAATGGATGGATGAACGAAGCTATGGAGATTTAGTAGCATTATGTCAATTCCTTCCTGGTCCTGCTAGCAGTCAAGTCGGTATGGGGATTGGATTATTAAGGGGCGGACTATTAGGAGCGATTATTTCATGGTTTGGATTCACTCTACCGTCTGTGCTTGTTTTGGTTTTCTTCGCCTCATTCCTTAATCAGTTCGATCTTGGAAGTGCTGGCTGGATTCATGGACTAAAACTTGTAGCAGTCGCTATTGTCGCCCATGCCATATGGGGAATGGCACAAAAGTTAACACCAGACCGAAATCGTGCGACCATTGCTATTGTAACTGCCGCAATCGCCTTATTATGGCCAAGTAGCTGGACACAAGTCATTCTCATTATAATATGTGGCTGTATCGGCTGGCTTTTATATCGTAACCAACCAATTAGCCAATCTCAAAATATAAAAGTACCTATTTCAAAAAAGATAGCAGTTTCTTGCCTCGTCTTATTCTTCGGACTATTACTACTGCTACCAATATTAAGACCGTTCTCTTATTACATCGCTTTATTTGATAGTTTCTATCGCTCTGGCGCACTTGTATTTGGAGGCGGGCACGTCGTAATGCCCCTTCTTGAAGGTGAGTTCGTACAAAACGGCATGATGACGAAAGAACAGTTTCTAGCTGGATACGGATTAACACAAGCAGTACCAGGACCACTATTTACATTCGCCTCTTATATAGGGTCGGTGTTAAATGGGACGCTTGGGGCAATACTCGCAACAATTGCGATCTTTCTTCCAGCTTTCTTGCTCGTTATTGGTGTTTTACCATTTTGGAACAGTGTGAGAAAAATCTCTTACATACAAGGCGCCCTACTGGGAGTCAATGCAGCTGTTGTCGGTATTTTACTAGCAGCTTTTTATGATCCTATTTGGACAAGCACAATTATGAACGCTGTAGATTTTGTTTTTGCGTCTCTTCTATTTTGCTTACTCGCTTTTTGGAAAACACCACCTTGGGTTATCGTTATACTCGGGGTCTTCGGCGGATATATTCTATCTATTTTGTAA
- the chbG gene encoding chitin disaccharide deacetylase, giving the protein MIKLIVNADDFGLTEGTNYGIIDGHINGLVNSTTMMMNMPGTEHAVRLAKEYNLLGVGVHLVLTAGEPLLKDVPSLVGENGSFHKQSVVRKGNINPEEVEREWTAQIEKFLSYGLTPTHLDSHHHVHGLPILHDVLERLAAKYNVPIRRCEEERAVRPFSDVFYSDFYADGVTEDYFVKLKERVQSEQTVEIMVHPAYIDPELVKRSSYVMDRVKELRILTESELPEGIELVKF; this is encoded by the coding sequence ATGATTAAGTTAATTGTAAATGCAGATGATTTCGGTCTTACAGAAGGTACAAATTACGGCATTATTGATGGGCATATAAATGGACTTGTAAATTCAACGACGATGATGATGAATATGCCAGGAACAGAGCATGCGGTACGCTTAGCGAAAGAGTACAACCTACTCGGAGTAGGCGTACATCTTGTATTAACGGCAGGAGAACCACTGTTAAAGGATGTACCGTCACTCGTAGGGGAAAACGGATCGTTTCATAAACAAAGTGTTGTAAGGAAAGGGAATATAAATCCAGAAGAAGTTGAGAGAGAATGGACTGCTCAAATTGAGAAGTTTTTATCTTACGGATTAACACCAACTCATTTAGATAGTCATCATCATGTGCATGGTTTACCGATTTTACATGATGTTCTTGAGAGATTAGCGGCTAAATATAATGTTCCAATTCGTCGTTGTGAGGAAGAGCGAGCAGTACGCCCATTTTCTGATGTGTTTTACAGTGACTTTTACGCGGATGGTGTGACAGAAGATTACTTTGTGAAGTTAAAAGAAAGAGTACAAAGTGAGCAAACGGTAGAAATTATGGTTCATCCAGCTTATATTGATCCAGAGCTTGTGAAGCGTTCTTCCTACGTAATGGATCGTGTGAAAGAATTGCGTATTTTAACAGAGAGCGAGTTGCCTGAAGGAATAGAGCTTGTGAAGTTTTAA
- the celF gene encoding 6-phospho-beta-glucosidase: protein MTGIKIATIGGGSSYTPELIEGFIKRYDELPVREIWLVDIEAGKEKLEIVGNLAKRMVKKSVLPIEVHLTLDRREALKDADFVTTQLRVGLLEARAKDEAIPLKYDVIGQETNGPGGLFKALRTIPVILDICKDMEELCPNAWLINFANPAGMVTEAVLRYTNIQRVVGLCNVPIGIRMGLARLLEVDASRVHVDFAGLNHMVYGLDVYLDGVSVMDRVLELVTDPEKQITMENIAALNWEPDFIRGLRAIPCPYHRYYYKTREMLEEEKEASVEKGTRAEVVKQLENDLFELYKDPNLDIKPPQLEKRGGAYYSDAACSLITSIYNNKGDIQPVNTRNNGTIASLPHDSAVEVNCIITKEGPKPIAVGDLPVPVRGLVQQIKSFERTTIEAAVTGDYHKALLAMTINPLVPSDKVAKQILDEMLEAHKEYLPQFFKKVEK from the coding sequence ATGACTGGAATTAAAATTGCTACAATCGGCGGTGGGTCTAGTTATACACCAGAATTAATTGAAGGATTTATTAAACGTTATGATGAGCTTCCTGTTCGTGAAATTTGGTTAGTAGATATTGAGGCAGGAAAAGAAAAGTTAGAAATCGTTGGTAACTTAGCGAAACGTATGGTGAAAAAATCTGTTTTACCAATCGAAGTACATTTAACACTTGATCGCCGTGAAGCATTAAAAGATGCTGACTTCGTAACAACGCAGCTTCGCGTAGGTTTATTAGAAGCACGTGCAAAAGATGAAGCAATCCCGTTAAAGTATGATGTAATCGGTCAGGAAACGAATGGTCCTGGTGGTCTATTCAAAGCGTTGAGAACGATTCCTGTTATTTTAGATATTTGTAAGGATATGGAGGAGCTCTGTCCAAATGCATGGTTAATTAACTTTGCAAATCCAGCTGGTATGGTAACAGAGGCAGTTCTTCGTTATACAAATATTCAAAGAGTAGTTGGTCTATGTAACGTTCCAATCGGAATCCGCATGGGTCTTGCAAGATTACTTGAAGTAGATGCAAGTCGTGTCCACGTTGATTTCGCAGGTTTAAATCATATGGTATACGGACTAGATGTATACTTAGATGGCGTAAGTGTAATGGACCGTGTGTTAGAGCTTGTGACAGATCCAGAAAAGCAAATTACGATGGAAAATATCGCAGCGCTTAACTGGGAACCAGACTTTATTCGCGGACTTCGTGCAATTCCATGTCCATACCATCGTTACTACTACAAAACACGTGAAATGCTAGAAGAAGAGAAAGAAGCTTCTGTTGAAAAAGGTACACGTGCAGAAGTAGTAAAACAATTAGAAAATGATTTATTTGAGTTATATAAAGACCCGAACTTAGATATTAAACCACCACAATTAGAAAAACGTGGCGGAGCTTATTATAGTGATGCAGCATGTAGCTTAATTACGTCTATTTACAATAATAAAGGTGATATCCAGCCTGTTAATACACGAAACAACGGAACAATTGCAAGCTTACCGCATGATTCAGCTGTTGAAGTGAACTGTATTATTACGAAAGAAGGTCCAAAACCAATTGCGGTTGGAGATCTTCCAGTACCAGTTCGCGGTTTAGTACAGCAAATTAAATCATTTGAGCGCACAACAATTGAAGCTGCTGTTACAGGGGATTATCATAAAGCGCTGCTTGCTATGACAATTAATCCACTTGTACCATCAGATAAAGTTGCAAAACAAATTTTAGATGAAATGTTGGAAGCACATAAAGAATATCTTCCACAGTTCTTTAAAAAGGTAGAGAAGTAA
- a CDS encoding PTS lactose/cellobiose transporter subunit IIA: protein MMTTAEQIPFQLILNSGNARSFAMEALQFAKQGKMAEADEAMVKAKEAINEAHHFQTELIQSEARGEKTEISVLLIHAQDHLMNAITVKELAAEFIDLYKKLEAKGE, encoded by the coding sequence ATGATGACTACAGCAGAACAAATTCCATTCCAATTGATTTTAAATAGTGGTAATGCACGAAGCTTTGCGATGGAGGCACTTCAATTTGCTAAACAGGGGAAAATGGCAGAGGCTGATGAAGCGATGGTAAAGGCGAAAGAAGCGATTAATGAAGCGCATCATTTCCAAACAGAGCTCATACAATCAGAAGCAAGAGGAGAAAAAACAGAGATTAGTGTTCTTTTAATTCACGCACAAGATCATTTAATGAATGCGATTACAGTAAAAGAATTAGCAGCAGAATTTATTGACCTTTATAAAAAGTTAGAAGCGAAAGGGGAATAA
- the celB gene encoding PTS cellobiose transporter subunit IIC has translation MQKFIAFMEKYIVPVAGKIGSQRHLAAIRDGFIAVMPLILVGALASLINGFPSEAFQDFMKGLFGETWKQVGGGMWTGSFAILALIIAFTTSYNLAKSYGVDGLSAGIISFGALIILTPTTPKEGGLNLAWTGAQGLFVAIIVALLVTEVFRFFVQRNITFKMPDGVPPAVLRSFAAIVPAFVILTVVAGIQLAVKLAGTSVHEFIFNTIQSPLQSLAGTLPSAIVIVLLVHLLWFFGLHGPNIVGGIIEPLYLPALEKNMQLFKGGTSAFDVPNIVTKPFFDTFVYLGGSGATLAFLVVVLLVAKSAQLRGVSRLSIGPGAFNINEPVIFGTPIILNPILFLPFILTPIVLVITSYTAISIGWVPKTVVMIPWATPPIISGYLVTGGHLSGAILQLFNFVIAMVIYYPFVVLSDRSVVRTEKAAAQGNNNSVPM, from the coding sequence ATGCAAAAATTTATTGCATTTATGGAGAAATATATTGTTCCTGTCGCTGGTAAAATCGGATCGCAACGTCACTTAGCTGCGATCCGTGACGGATTTATCGCAGTTATGCCACTTATTTTAGTTGGTGCACTGGCATCACTAATTAATGGTTTTCCATCTGAGGCTTTCCAAGATTTCATGAAAGGTTTGTTTGGTGAAACGTGGAAACAAGTTGGCGGTGGAATGTGGACTGGTTCTTTCGCGATTTTAGCACTAATCATAGCATTTACAACAAGTTATAACTTAGCAAAATCTTACGGCGTTGATGGTTTGTCAGCAGGTATTATTTCATTTGGTGCGTTAATTATTCTTACGCCAACAACACCTAAAGAAGGCGGATTGAACTTAGCTTGGACAGGGGCACAAGGGCTATTCGTAGCAATTATCGTGGCACTCCTTGTTACTGAAGTATTCCGTTTCTTTGTACAAAGAAACATTACTTTTAAAATGCCTGATGGAGTACCGCCAGCAGTTTTAAGATCTTTCGCAGCTATAGTTCCAGCATTTGTTATTTTAACAGTAGTTGCAGGTATTCAATTAGCAGTGAAATTAGCCGGTACAAGTGTTCATGAATTTATCTTTAATACGATTCAATCGCCACTGCAAAGTTTAGCAGGGACATTACCAAGTGCAATTGTCATTGTACTCCTTGTTCATCTTCTTTGGTTCTTCGGTTTACATGGTCCAAATATCGTTGGTGGTATTATTGAGCCGCTATACTTACCAGCATTAGAGAAAAATATGCAGTTATTCAAAGGTGGCACATCTGCATTTGATGTTCCAAACATTGTTACAAAACCGTTCTTTGATACTTTCGTATATCTTGGTGGTTCTGGTGCAACATTAGCATTCTTAGTGGTCGTATTACTTGTAGCAAAAAGTGCACAATTACGCGGTGTCTCTCGCTTATCAATTGGACCAGGTGCATTCAATATTAACGAACCAGTAATCTTTGGTACACCAATTATTTTAAATCCAATTTTATTCTTACCGTTTATCCTAACACCAATTGTATTAGTAATTACTTCTTATACAGCTATATCTATTGGTTGGGTACCAAAAACAGTTGTGATGATTCCATGGGCAACACCACCAATTATTAGTGGTTATCTTGTAACAGGTGGACATCTTTCAGGTGCAATTCTACAGTTATTCAACTTTGTAATTGCGATGGTAATCTACTATCCATTCGTTGTATTATCTGACCGTTCTGTTGTTCGTACTGAAAAAGCAGCAGCACAAGGAAATAACAACTCTGTACCTATGTAA
- a CDS encoding PTS sugar transporter subunit IIB yields the protein MNILLCCSAGMSTSLLVTKMEAAAKARGLEGKIWAVSGDAVKTNIDQADVLLLGPQVRYMLSSMKTLADERNVGIDVINPMHYGMMNGEAVLDHALTLKK from the coding sequence ATGAATATTTTATTATGTTGCTCAGCAGGGATGTCTACAAGTTTACTAGTTACAAAAATGGAAGCGGCTGCAAAAGCTCGCGGTCTAGAAGGCAAGATTTGGGCTGTATCTGGGGATGCAGTAAAAACGAATATCGATCAAGCAGATGTATTATTACTAGGACCACAAGTTCGTTACATGCTCTCTTCAATGAAAACGCTTGCTGATGAGAGAAACGTTGGAATCGACGTTATCAATCCAATGCACTACGGCATGATGAATGGAGAAGCAGTTTTAGATCACGCATTAACACTTAAAAAATAA
- a CDS encoding polyamine aminopropyltransferase translates to MPKHRKQGKIKIYRITSYKKDKRSELDSDKFELEQQEIENKQDKRDKQDKQDKQVQSENVVIVPTDSHSLDIWDEISLKEIQAGEHTTLLNEKSNYQNINLLQVNDIRLYLDNQLQFSSVDEQIYHEALVHPIMSKVIDPKRVLILGGGDGLALREVLKYETVLHVDLVDLDEAMINMARNVPEIVSLNKNAFFDNRVNVHVCDAKEFLNSSSSLYDVIIIDFPDPATEVLSTLYTSELFARIATFLTEDGAFVCQSNSPADAPLVYWSIGNTIENAGLIVKNYHIIVPSFGTDWGYHIAANSSHVLNQIEQLYVVPTPRTLPSLLFPLFQFKEEHLDHRNNAVLNLESDLTLHLCYQQEMKF, encoded by the coding sequence ATGCCAAAACATAGAAAACAAGGAAAAATAAAGATTTATAGAATAACAAGCTATAAAAAAGACAAGCGCTCTGAATTAGACTCTGACAAATTTGAACTAGAACAGCAGGAAATAGAAAATAAGCAGGACAAGCGAGACAAACAGGACAAACAGGACAAACAAGTACAATCGGAAAATGTAGTCATAGTACCCACAGATTCACACAGCTTAGATATATGGGATGAAATTTCTCTAAAAGAAATACAAGCTGGTGAACATACAACTTTATTGAATGAAAAAAGTAATTATCAAAATATTAATTTGCTACAAGTAAACGATATCCGTTTATATTTGGACAACCAACTACAATTCAGTTCCGTTGACGAACAAATTTATCATGAAGCGCTTGTACACCCAATTATGTCAAAAGTAATTGATCCAAAACGTGTTCTCATATTAGGTGGCGGCGATGGGCTTGCTTTACGGGAAGTTTTGAAATATGAAACTGTGCTACATGTAGACCTTGTTGATCTAGACGAGGCAATGATTAATATGGCACGTAATGTTCCAGAAATAGTATCTTTAAACAAAAATGCTTTTTTTGATAATCGTGTGAATGTACACGTATGCGATGCGAAAGAATTTCTAAATTCTTCTTCATCCTTATACGATGTAATTATTATTGATTTTCCTGATCCAGCAACAGAAGTTTTAAGTACTTTATATACAAGCGAACTTTTTGCTCGTATAGCTACATTCTTAACTGAAGATGGCGCTTTCGTCTGCCAATCTAATTCACCTGCTGATGCACCTCTTGTATATTGGAGTATTGGTAATACAATTGAAAACGCCGGCTTAATCGTAAAAAATTACCATATAATTGTTCCTTCTTTCGGAACTGACTGGGGATATCACATTGCCGCTAACTCCTCACATGTACTCAATCAAATTGAACAATTATACGTAGTACCAACTCCTCGAACATTACCTTCTCTTCTTTTTCCTTTATTTCAATTTAAAGAAGAACATTTAGATCACCGTAATAATGCCGTTTTAAATTTAGAATCTGACCTTACCCTGCATCTTTGCTATCAACAAGAAATGAAATTTTGA
- the speD gene encoding adenosylmethionine decarboxylase produces MNYSTFGKHIIVDLWGVDFSLLDDIHFLEYHLVNAADRSGAHVLNVSTKEFNPHGVTVLVLLSESHLSIHTYPEKNFAAIDCYTCGTTVEPQIAIDYIVSLLKPNEMHIKKLIRGIGEIVTTD; encoded by the coding sequence ATGAACTATTCTACTTTCGGTAAGCATATAATAGTAGATTTATGGGGAGTGGATTTTTCCCTATTAGATGATATTCACTTTTTAGAATATCATCTAGTTAACGCTGCCGATCGCTCTGGTGCCCATGTTTTAAACGTAAGTACAAAAGAATTCAATCCGCATGGTGTTACTGTTTTAGTTTTATTATCAGAAAGCCACCTTTCTATTCACACTTATCCAGAAAAAAACTTTGCAGCCATTGACTGTTATACTTGTGGTACGACCGTTGAACCGCAAATAGCGATTGATTATATCGTAAGTTTATTAAAACCAAATGAGATGCATATAAAGAAACTAATTCGTGGTATAGGAGAAATTGTTACTACCGATTAA